From Anaerococcus urinomassiliensis:
AGAGCTGTCCGAGTGGTTGAAGGAGCACGATTGGAAATCGTGTATACGTGTTTTAAGCGTATCATGGGTTCAAATCCCATGCTCTCCGCCACGCACTAGACGGGGAACTAGCGATGCCTTGTAACCTGCGATTCGCTACAGCAGGGTTGAATTCCCAGTTTAGGGATATAATTTTATTATAAGCCTAGTAAGACTCGTGTTGATTGATGGGTCTTGCGCAACAGGAAACTATGAACCATGTCAGGACGGGAACGTAGCAGCATTAAGTAGATCTTTCTGTGTGCCGCAAGGTCACCTATCATGAGCGAAGCTTATTAGAAACTACAATGGATTTATATTTCGAAGCTGGGTGTGCTTACATATTTTGGTTGTTGCAAGAGAAGTAAACTATTCTAATATTATTGAGAATATTTATTTCTTGTAACAACCTTTTTTTAAACTTTAAATAAATATCTAAATAGTTTATAATATTAGATATGAGGAGTTAGTAATGATAGGAAAAATTGTAGAAGAAATGTTCAAACAACCTACAGAAAATATAATGATTCCAGCTAGTGATGTTGCTACAGTTCACGAAGACGATAACCTAGTCCATGCTATCTTGGTCTTGTCATCCTCTGGCTATCAAACTATTCCAGTCCTTGATAATAAAAATAGGGTTAGAGGTCTTATATCTATATCAAATATAGTCACTTCAGCCCACGAACTTTCCATTTTTGATGAGGACCAACTGGCTGATTTTAAAATTTCTGAGGTTATGAATCAGATGGTTCCAATGCTTTTTGATAATTATAATCTTGAAGACGTACTAAGGCTTTTGGTAAATAATAACTTTATATGTATCACTCACAAAAACGGCTATTTCTTGGGGATTATACCTAGAAAGATAGTGCTAGAAAGATTTACCTACATAGCCCACACTATAGAAAATGAATATAAGCTTACAAAAAAATGATGAGTTTTGACACCCATCATTTTTTTATTTCAAATACACACGCTCCAAAGTCTTCTATAAATATTGTCTCGTTTTTATTAATCTTTCCATTAATATTACCTTTTCCCCCATATTTAAGGTCAGAAGAATTGATAAGTTCCACTAAGTCGTATGGAGATTTTATCTCATAGTCTATATCAGTAAAGTTTATTATTACAAGCAATTTCTTATCTTTAAATTCTCTAATATAAGCGTAGAGACTGTATCCTTCAACATCTAGAAGTTTGGTAGTTGAACTTATATTAGATAGCTCATCTCTTTTAAGGTAAAGTTTAGAAATATCTTTATAATAATCATTAAGATGAACTTGCTCTTCGCTTAGTTTATCCAAATC
This genomic window contains:
- the cbpB gene encoding cyclic-di-AMP-binding protein CbpB; this translates as MIGKIVEEMFKQPTENIMIPASDVATVHEDDNLVHAILVLSSSGYQTIPVLDNKNRVRGLISISNIVTSAHELSIFDEDQLADFKISEVMNQMVPMLFDNYNLEDVLRLLVNNNFICITHKNGYFLGIIPRKIVLERFTYIAHTIENEYKLTKK